The stretch of DNA GTACTGAAACACCGCCGTGGTGTATGTCAGGACTTTGCCCATCTCGCCATCGGCTGCCTGCGTGCACACGGACTCGCCGCTCGCTATGTCAGCGGCTACATCGAAACATTCCCGCCGCCCGGCGAAGAAAAGCTGGTCGGCAGCGACGCCTCCCATGCGTGGTTCTCGGTTTACGTACCCGAACTGGGCTGGATAGATTTCGACCCCACCAATAACCAGATTCCAGTAGATCAGCATATCGTGCTCGGCTGGGGCCGTGACTATGGTGATATCACACCGCTCAAAGGCGTCATTTTCGGCGGTGGTGAGCATGAGCTGGCGGTGTCAGTGGATGTACGCAATCTGGGTGAATGACGACTGCGGATAATCCGCCATCAACAGCGACCTGCTTAGACGCAGAGATATTCCTGCTGTTTACGCATCAATGTATACCTGACCAGCAGCACTTCTGCCGCCATTGCACTATCCATTCACACTACCAGCCATCACCACCACTATCGCTGGAACTGTCATCATCCCAGGACGAACTGTCTGCCAAACCAAAATCTGTGCCACCCATATCATACTGCGGCTGCACATCATTACTCTGCACGGGTACATTGCTTATGGACTCATTGCTATTCGCCGCACTTGCAGACGAGCCGTCGGTGAAATGATGCATCAGCGCTTCACCCGCTACTATCCCCGCCCCCACCGCCGCTCCGGTAGCCAGACCAGATACGATGCTGCCGCCAATGCCGCTGCCCGCCTGAGCCGGATAAGGCGCAGCGCCGAAACCGGATGGGCCGGCAGGCATACCGCCATTAGGATAACCCTGAACCGGGCCCGGGCCCGGGCCGCCAATTTGCGGTTGATACGAGCCAGTATTGCGCGAGAACATGGATTTCATCACCCATACAATTAACAGCACGACGCCCAGGCCGGCAAGCAGCAGCATCCAGGGGAACGGTTTTTCATTTGCTTGCACAGGCTGCAATGCACTGTTATTCGTGATCTGCGCCGGATGGCTTGCAGCAATTCGCTGTTTGAGCTCCATTACCGATTGCGGCTTGGCAAAAGGCAAGCCGGGAGCCAGTTTTTCAGCGGTTTCCAGCTCGGCTTTTGCATTGGATAATGCGCCCTGTTTTGCCAATATCTCGGCATCGACAAAGTGCGCCTTGGCACTCTCAGGGTGGGCTTGCAACACCTGCTCGACCATGCGATGTGCATCATCCAGCTTACCGGATTCAGCTGCCTGATAAATTTGATGTACGGTGGGCAGATTGTCTGCATAAGCGACATTGCCCGCCATGAACAAGACTACCAATAACTTAATTGCCGTAAACATGAGATCACCTCTTATGATTTGCACTGGCGTAAGACATCGGATTATGGATACTGGTTCAGGGGTTGCAGGCTAAGCTGAATGATATTTATAGAGACCTTTGCACAATGTAGCGAGCGCAGTAATCGTGCAAAGGTCTCTTATGGTTTGAAACGCAGACGCAGACGCGTACTCAACTATTTTTTGCATTAAAAAAGGCAGGGATATCCCTGCCTTTTTGTACAACTAAAGCGAATTACTTAGCGGCTGGAGCTTCTGCAGCTGGAGCAGCGGCTTCTTTTTTAGCTGCTGCTTTTTTCTTGGCGTGATGCTTTTTAGCTTTATGCTTTACTGGTGCAGCCATTTCGGTTTTAGCAGCTTCAGCAGCTGGCGCAGCAGGTGCATCAGCAGCAACAGCAGAGAAAGAAACAGCAGCAAAAGCAGCAGCGATGATAGCGGACAACAGTTTGTTCATTTTGAAATCCTTAAAGTAAAAAATCGGTGGTTAGTTGAGCGTGATGACAAAATCATCGACCTCACAGCATATAACGCGGTCTTAAGATCGGAAGTTGACACGGTTTTGCAAAAAAATCCTAACCAGTTACTTTGTTTAGCATATGCGCGGCAACGGATCATCTTCCAGCTCATCCAGCATGCGTGTGCCGCCCAGCGGCGTATGCAACACCACCTGCACCCGACCGGCTTGCATATAACCAATTAGCGCGGCATCCTGACCATCCAGCAATGCCTGAGTCAAGGGCAACACACTGGCGCTATCCGATGCCAGCTCGCCTTTCAGTCCAAACTGCTCACGCGCCCACCGCCAGATCATTCACCGTGCCATGCACCGCCAGACTGCCGATATCGCCGCCCGGAAACTCCAGCGGCTGCACGGTAAAGCCATCCGTAGTTAACATCAGCTCACCCGCATCCCACGGCAAGCGTGCCGCATCGACATTTACATCCAGCAGCGGATTACCCAGATGACGGGCAAACACCTGCTCGATCAGTTCGCGCATATAGCGGCCGCCATTGCCGTGCGCCACGGGTAATGTAAATTTCACTCATGTCTATACCCCGCTTCTATAATCTGACCGAAGCTGATGCCTCCGTCATTGATGGGTACTCGCTGTGCCAGTCTAACTTTCACCCCCGCTTCCGTGAGCAGATTGACCACTAATTCAGTCAATCGCCGATTCTGAAACACACCACCCGCCAGCCCGACGCACTGCACCGGGTGTATGGCCTGCACCGCTCGCACCTGCGCCAGCAGTGCATGCGCCATGCTGGTGTGGAATAGATCTGCACGCTGACTGACACTCAGTGTCGCATCCAGCAGCATCGCCACTAATGGCGCCCAGTCGCTGCGCCACACACCCTCTTCATCACGGCTTAGCGGCAAGGTGATCGCATCACACACACTGCCTGTGCACGCTGCTTCCAGGTACATCGGCCCTTGCCCTTCAAAACTCGCATGGCTGCTCAGCCCGGTAAACGCTGCCACCGCATCAAACAGCCGTCCGACGGCCGAGGTTTGCTGCGTATTCAGACGCCGCTGCCACACGGCATGTACCAGCGCGCTGTCCGCTGGTAACTCCGGCCAAGCCATGCCGGTCTCCCATGCCAATGCCGCCGCAGCGCGCCACGGCTCACGTCCGGCTGTGTCACCGCCGGGCAGATAGAACGGACGCATACTGGCCGCCCGCATCCAGTTGCCGGGCTTGCCTAACAAAGCCTCACCCCCCCACATCGTGCCATCTTCGCCGTAGCCAACACCATCCCAGGTGAATACCAGCCATTCGCTGATATCCGGATATTCTCCGGCCAGTGCCGACGCGTGGGCATGATGATGAAACACCGTATTCAGTGTCAGGCCGCTGTTCCGCGCCCAGCGGCTGCTGGCATAACCACTATGTGCATCGCACACTACACGGCTGGCAGTAACACCATACAGTTTTTGCAAATCGGCGATGACCTGTTCAAACACCATCATCGACCGCAGCGAACCCAGCTCCCCAATATGCGGTGAAATAACCACGCGCCGCCCCCAGGCCAGTGCGATGGTGTTTTTGGTATGCCCGCCCACTGCCAGCAGCGGCGTATCCAGCGCAAACGGCAATTCCAGTTCCAGCGGTGCACAGCCACGCCCCAGCCGTAACGGCCGCGCAATACCGGCACTGAAGCGGAATACCGGATCGTCGGCAGGGCGCACGATGGGCCGGTCATGGTGCAGGAAGGCATCGGCCACGCCAGTTAATCTGGTTTCGGTTTCGGCATTGTCCGTCAGTACCGGCTCACCGCTGATATTGGCAGAAGTCGCCACCAGCGGCCCGCCGAAATCGGCCAGCAGCAAGTGATGCAATGGACTATAGGGCAGCATTACGCCAATTTCCGTCAGTCCGGGTGCGATGTGTGCAGAAAGCAGACTGCCTTCCCGCTGATTTGCCAGCAATATTGGGCGTAGCGGGCTGGTCAGGAATACCGCTTCGTCTTCACTCAACGCTGCATCATGCTGCATGCTCGCCAGATCAGGGAACATCACCGCCAGCGGCTTATGCGGGCGCACCTTACGCTCGCGCAACCGCGCCACCACGGCATCCGAGCGTGCATCGCACAGCAGGTGATAACCACCCACGTCTTTGACCGCCACAATCTGGCCGGCACGCAAAGCCGCGACGGCGGCTGCCAGCGCGCCCGCACCGATCAGCGTCAATCTGTCGTTCTTGAATAACAGCTGCGGACCACACTGCGGGCAGGCCACCGGCTCAGCATGAAAGCGCCGATCCAGCGGGTTTTCATACTCAGCCCGGCAAGTGGGACACAGCTCGAAACCGCGCATACTGGTCGTAGCGCGGTCATACGGCAAATGCTCGATCAGCGTATAGCGCGGACCGCACTGAGTGCAATTGATGAAGGGATAACGGTAACGGCGGTTCTGCGGATCAAATAGCTCGGTCAGACAATCATCACAGGTGAAGTAATCCGGCGGCACATGAATATCCGCTTGTGCATCGCTGACACTGGGGCGAATAGCAAAACCGCTGGCGCCGGTGGCGGGCGTTTTCATCTGCGCGAGTATGCTGGGCTGTGCCAGCGGCGGCGCTTCACCCAGCAAGGCCGCGGCAAAAGCGGCCAGATGCGGCAGACTGCCTTCCACCTGAATTTCAACCAGCCCCAGCCGGTTCTGTACCCAGCCACTCAAACCAAAACGCTGCGCCAGCCTGAATACAAATGGCCGAAAACCCACGCCCTGCACCCGACCGGAGACAACGAAATGCACTGCGGCAGAACTATTCAAGCGACTTTCGCCTCCCTGATGCCGCTGGCCCACCAGATACGGCAGGCGCCTTCATCCGACACCATGCACGGCCCCACCGGGGTGCGTGGCGTACAGGCAGTGCCATACAGACGACACTGATCCGGGTAGAGCTTGCCCATGACCCCTTTGGCGCAATCGCAACCGGGTGGCATTTCCCCGGCACATTTGCGTGTCGGATCGTCATAAGCAGGGAAACGCAGCCGCGCATCATGTGCCGCCAGCGCAGCATTAATGCCAAAACCTGATGAAGCAATCACGCCCACGCCGCACCAGTTGGCATCGACCACGTCCATCGTCTGCGCCAGTTGATGCCGCGCGCTGACGTTGCCACCGGGTCGCACCAACTGTGGATAACAGTTATCGAGAAAAGGCCGCTCAGCCAGTAACTGGCGCAATACTGAATAAGTCGCCGCCAGCAGCGATTCCGGCGTAAATCCGGCCACTGCCGCAGGCAGGCCAGCGTGATAGAGCGTTCATGGCCACCACACACATTCATGATTTTGACGCGCGGCGGCAAATCCAGCGCGCGGATTTTTTGCAACCAGTATGCGGCATCGTGACTCATCAACTGACCTCAGCGTGTATGTAGGTTTTAACGCCATCAGTCTGGCAGGTGCGCCCGGCATAGCATGGTTCATGCACCGTGCATGGCCGACTCAATCGCCAGCATTTCGTCAAACAGTTCCCAAGCACTTTGCGCCTCGGTTGCCGTCATGGTCTGGATCGCATACCCCACATGCACCATCACATAATCACCGACCACCGGCATTTCATCCAGCAACAGAAACAGACTGACCTCGCGTGCCACCCCCTTGGCAGCAGCCTGCGCAACGAAACCATCAATGGCGGTATTTGCATGGGTATGGCTAGACACATGATGCACCTCGCTTAATTTAGCCCAGTATAAACCCGGATCCGGATTACACCACTACAACTTGCCGGACAAAAATACCCTACTGTTT from Sulfuriferula thiophila encodes:
- a CDS encoding tetratricopeptide repeat protein, encoding MFTAIKLLVVLFMAGNVAYADNLPTVHQIYQAAESGKLDDAHRMVEQVLQAHPESAKAHFVDAEILAKQGALSNAKAELETAEKLAPGLPFAKPQSVMELKQRIAASHPAQITNNSALQPVQANEKPFPWMLLLAGLGVVLLIVWVMKSMFSRNTGSYQPQIGGPGPGPVQGYPNGGMPAGPSGFGAAPYPAQAGSGIGGSIVSGLATGAAVGAGIVAGEALMHHFTDGSSASAANSNESISNVPVQSNDVQPQYDMGGTDFGLADSSSWDDDSSSDSGGDGW
- the hypF gene encoding carbamoyltransferase HypF; this encodes MNSSAAVHFVVSGRVQGVGFRPFVFRLAQRFGLSGWVQNRLGLVEIQVEGSLPHLAAFAAALLGEAPPLAQPSILAQMKTPATGASGFAIRPSVSDAQADIHVPPDYFTCDDCLTELFDPQNRRYRYPFINCTQCGPRYTLIEHLPYDRATTSMRGFELCPTCRAEYENPLDRRFHAEPVACPQCGPQLLFKNDRLTLIGAGALAAAVAALRAGQIVAVKDVGGYHLLCDARSDAVVARLRERKVRPHKPLAVMFPDLASMQHDAALSEDEAVFLTSPLRPILLANQREGSLLSAHIAPGLTEIGVMLPYSPLHHLLLADFGGPLVATSANISGEPVLTDNAETETRLTGVADAFLHHDRPIVRPADDPVFRFSAGIARPLRLGRGCAPLELELPFALDTPLLAVGGHTKNTIALAWGRRVVISPHIGELGSLRSMMVFEQVIADLQKLYGVTASRVVCDAHSGYASSRWARNSGLTLNTVFHHHAHASALAGEYPDISEWLVFTWDGVGYGEDGTMWGGEALLGKPGNWMRAASMRPFYLPGGDTAGREPWRAAAALAWETGMAWPELPADSALVHAVWQRRLNTQQTSAVGRLFDAVAAFTGLSSHASFEGQGPMYLEAACTGSVCDAITLPLSRDEEGVWRSDWAPLVAMLLDATLSVSQRADLFHTSMAHALLAQVRAVQAIHPVQCVGLAGGVFQNRRLTELVVNLLTEAGVKVRLAQRVPINDGGISFGQIIEAGYRHE
- a CDS encoding HypC/HybG/HupF family hydrogenase formation chaperone; translated protein: MSSHTHANTAIDGFVAQAAAKGVAREVSLFLLLDEMPVVGDYVMVHVGYAIQTMTATEAQSAWELFDEMLAIESAMHGA